The following nucleotide sequence is from Sphingomonas swuensis.
CCACGATCATCGCCGACGGACGGCCATTGATCGAGCGGCTTCGCATACCTCCAGCGCATCGCCGCCCGGCTGGAAGGCTGAACGGAGGCAAGCGCTTCAACATGTCGCAAAGTCTAGGAGGGACCGCTCGACGCGAGGAAGCGATCATCGGCCTTGCTGCTCTGTCAGCTTGGGGCGACGGGGCATGGGATTGGCTATTCTCGGGATGGGAGATGCGCGAGCACCTTGACCGGAAGATAGAGGCAGGAAGGCGGCGCCAGGAGATGGCTGAGCTGGAGCGGCTTATGGAAGCTGCCCCCGACGCGCTTCACCGATCGGCAATCAACGCTCTGATCCGCAAGGCCATCGATACCCGGCCAGGCCCTCGTCGCCGTCCTCGGTCTCAGAAGCTCTGGCTTGATGAGGTCGAAAACGACTGACTTTTCTGAAGCCCTATATCATCGATTTTGACGTACGCGTCGCAACAATGGGCGCATCACATTTGCCGCCGGCGAGGCCGTTTCTCACGCAGCCAAATCATCAACGGGCTGTTGTGTTTGGGTTGTCGAAGCGCCTCCAGCAATCGCGCAGAGATAGTCGGCGGCCGCTTGCGCTTTGGATGCAACAGTGAGGATTGCACGAGCGTCATTCCTCAGCACGCCAAGCCAAGACGAGATGTAGCGTGCATGGTCCGGCCGGGGCTCAACTGATAACCCGAGTTTGGCGCAGATGAAGGCGGCGCCCAGTTCAGCAACGAGCTCTTCAACGGCATAACTATCAGACCCAAAGCGACCAGTCAGATCCCGATTGAGTCGGCGTTCAGCGCCTGTCCAATGGATGTGCTCGTGCCCTAGAACACTATAGAAGCCGCCGGCATCGCGGAACTGCTCGAAGTGCGGCACCGAGATCTTATCGGCGCTCGGCATGTAGAAGGCTCGGTCGCCGCCATAGGCTATGTCTGCGCCGCAGGCGCCGAAGAACGCCTCCGCCGATGCCACCCGCTCCTCTGCCGACAAGCCGCTGGCCGCAGTGGGCTCCAGAGCTCCGTCAACCTGGCTAGAATTGAAGACATGGAAGACACGGGAAACGAGGGCGGAGCGGCTTGTTCGCTGATCATCGTCATCATCATGATCGTCACGATTGCCGGAGGCTGACTTCCAAAACAGGATGGTCGACGCCTTCTCGTTCTTACGGACCTGAGCACCTGCAGCGGACCATTGGCGGTAAGTTGCCCAGCGGCCGGACGAATAGCCGCCGAGCTCGGCCGCGGCCCACAGCAACAAGGTATTCAAACCGCGATAGGACCGGCCGGTAATTGCGTTGATCGGTGCCCCTGTCCCCTCCCCCCATTTGTGCCATGGCATGATGAAGTCCGCTGCACCGGCCTCAATGGATGAAATGATGTGGCGAGTGATGCGCTCATAAAGCTCATTGCTGCGCATGGCGTCGCCCTCAAGCCGCTTTGTTGACGAGCGCGAGGGGTCGGCTGATCGTCGGCGCGACCAGCGCCCAATTCCCGGACTTCGCTTTCAGTGCCTCGTCGATGAGGTCATCGATTTTTGACCAATCGAGATAGCGACTGTGCAGAGCGAACGCGTAATCCATCTCGCCGCACCAGCCGAGCGCCTCGATAACGCGCTCGAGCTCGAGGTTGATGAACGGCACGGTGCTGGATTCCGGTTCTAGGTGCGCGGAATACAGGCATGCGGCCTGCTGAATGAGATGATTGTGCCGCGGCGCGATCAAGAGGAAGCGGCCTTCCGCATAGTCCCCTCGTCGAACGGCAGCGAAAGTTAGCAAGTGTTCTCGGGAAAGTTGCTGCAGCGACGGCGTGCGGAGGACCGCCGAACACGAGTTCCGATAAAGCTCGGACCGACCCGCCAGCTCGTTGAAGCGCGCGCCGAGGTCCAATCGCGCGCCTTCGCTTCCGCTTTCGGAATACTTCATTTCGACGCCGATGAGACC
It contains:
- a CDS encoding ArdC family protein, which codes for MRSNELYERITRHIISSIEAGAADFIMPWHKWGEGTGAPINAITGRSYRGLNTLLLWAAAELGGYSSGRWATYRQWSAAGAQVRKNEKASTILFWKSASGNRDDHDDDDDQRTSRSALVSRVFHVFNSSQVDGALEPTAASGLSAEERVASAEAFFGACGADIAYGGDRAFYMPSADKISVPHFEQFRDAGGFYSVLGHEHIHWTGAERRLNRDLTGRFGSDSYAVEELVAELGAAFICAKLGLSVEPRPDHARYISSWLGVLRNDARAILTVASKAQAAADYLCAIAGGASTTQTQQPVDDLAA